The window CCGCCGGTGCAGCTCGTGCACCGGGATGTGCACCGAGCCCTCGACGAAGCCCCCGGCCCGTTCGGAGTCGCGCCGGACGTCCAGTACGACGACGTCCTTCGCCGGGCGCCGCTCGGCGAGGTCCGCGAAGGTGGCCCGCGGGAAGGAGGCGGGCTCCTCGCCCGGGCGGAGCCAGGCGGACGGCCCGCCGGTGGCCGCGGCCGCCGGGCGGTCGATGCCGACCCTGGCCAGCTCGCGCTGCGCCTCGGCCAGTTGCGCGGCCGTCCCGGCGAGCAGCGTCACCGGCCTGCCCCAGGGCACCAGCCAGGCCAGATAGGTGCCGAGCTTGCCCTCGGCCTCGAAGTTGAACGACCCGGCGACGTGCCCTTCGGCGAAGGCCACCCGGTTGCGCAGGTCGACGACCCACTCCCCCGCGGCCAGCCGGGCGGCTATCTCCTCGGGGTCGGCGACGGCGGGCGGAGTCAGGTCGACGGGCTCGGGTCCGGCGGCATTGGCCGGTCCCATGTGCGTGTAGTACGCGGGGATGTCGTCCAGGCCCGCGAGCAGGTCCGCCACGAAGGCGTCGACGTCGCGGGTGAGCGCGTCGTTGACCACGCGTTCCCGGCCGATGGTCGTGCTGTCGCCCTCCGTCTGCCCGGAGGAGCAGAAGCTGCCGAAGCCGTGGGTGGGAAGCACCGCGGTGGCGTCGGGCAGTGCGTCGGCGAGCCGGTGGGCGGAGGCGTGCTGGGCGCGGGCCAGGCCCTCGGTCAGCCGCGGTTCGACCAGGTCGGGGCGGCCGACGGTGCCGATCAGCAGCGAGCCGCCGGTGAACGCGGCGAGGGCGGTGCCGGCCTCGCGCAGGACGTACGAGGTGTGGTGCGGGGTGTGTCCCGGGGTGGCCAGGGCGTGCAGGGTCAGCCGGGCGTCCTCGTCGACGGTCACCGTGTCGCCGTCGCGGACCGGGGTGCGCGCGAAGCTGACGCGGGCGCCTTCCGGGACGAGGTAGTCGGCTCCGGTGAGCCGGGCGAGTTCCAGGCCGCCGGAGACGTAGTCGTTGTGGACGTGGGTCTCGACGACGTACGCGATGCGCACCCCGCGCCGGGCCGCCGCCGCCAGCACCCGGTCGACGTCCCT of the Streptomyces sp. NBC_01788 genome contains:
- a CDS encoding MBL fold metallo-hydrolase, producing MFFVDTIELAGLGNRSYLAGGGRTAVAVDPPRDVDRVLAAAARRGVRIAYVVETHVHNDYVSGGLELARLTGADYLVPEGARVSFARTPVRDGDTVTVDEDARLTLHALATPGHTPHHTSYVLREAGTALAAFTGGSLLIGTVGRPDLVEPRLTEGLARAQHASAHRLADALPDATAVLPTHGFGSFCSSGQTEGDSTTIGRERVVNDALTRDVDAFVADLLAGLDDIPAYYTHMGPANAAGPEPVDLTPPAVADPEEIAARLAAGEWVVDLRNRVAFAEGHVAGSFNFEAEGKLGTYLAWLVPWGRPVTLLAGTAAQLAEAQRELARVGIDRPAAAATGGPSAWLRPGEEPASFPRATFADLAERRPAKDVVVLDVRRDSERAGGFVEGSVHIPVHELHRRTGEVPDGQVWVHCAGGMRAAVAASLLDAAGRDVVAVDDGFESAEKAGLTVRTAREERCR